One window from the genome of Gadus macrocephalus chromosome 7, ASM3116895v1 encodes:
- the hmgn1b gene encoding non-histone chromosomal protein HMG-like translates to MPKRRMKNDEAEAGDSARRTSSRLKDRAAPAPVVTAEPKQKIKKAPAKPKKAKEVEKPKPEEEAEAPAENGEAKDEAPSTDEDKKKEDAE, encoded by the exons ATGCCGAAAAGGAGGATGAAA AATGATGAAGCTGAAGCCGGTGATTCG GCCAGGAGGACGTCGTCAAGACTAAAGGAC agaGCTGCCCCAGCACCCGTTGTAACAGCAGAGCCCAAGCAAAAGATAAAG AAGGCCCCCGCCAAGCCCAAAAAGgccaaggaggtggagaagccCAAGCCAGAGGAGGAAGCAGAGGCCCCCGCGGAAAATGGCGAGGCCAAGGATGAG GCTCCATCTACAGACGAGGACAAAAAGAAGGAAGATGCAGAGTAG
- the LOC132461822 gene encoding glucose-6-phosphate exchanger SLC37A4-like produces MGATGYGYYRVTIFICMFIGYSLYFFNRKTFSFVMPSVMEEIELDKDDLGLITSSQTMAYAISKFISGVLSDRISARWLFSIGLFVVGGINVVFSWSSTVAMFSLLWFINGLGQGCGWPPCGKVLRKWFEPSQFGTYWAVLSCSMNLAGSLGPLMATVLLQYYDWRTILSASGIVCAAFSLVCIVFVKNEPTDVGLPAVEAAKKKGAKGGNNESTLREFLTSPFLWVLSLGYMVVFGVKTAATDWGQLFLIQEKGQSVLMGSSYMSALEVGGFVGSLASGLLSDRAVARQGLGTHGNPRHGLLLCMMSGMFVSMYLFRVTITAEVPEEAPLWLQALHPISVLIGLSEKEIWILFLGALFGFSSYGPIALFGVIASESAPSNFCGTSHAVVALMANVGAFVAGLPFSTIAKNHSWDMAFWVAEVAMAAATVCFFLMRNMRTKMGRIAEKMD; encoded by the exons ATGGGGGCCACTGGATATGGCTACTACAGAGTCACCATCTTTATCTGCATGTTTATTGGATACTCGCTATACTTCTTCAACAGGAAGACCTTTTCCTTTGTCATGCCTTCTGTGATGGAGGAAATCGAACTTGACAAGGATGACCTGG GCCTGATCACTAGCAGCCAGACAATGGCCTACGCCATCAGTAAGTTCATCAGTGGCGTCCTGTCGGACCGGATCAGCGCCCGCTGGCTCTTCTCCATTGGCCTCTTTGTGGTGGGGGGCATCAATGTGGTGTTCTCCTGGTCCTCCACAGTGGCCATGTTCTCCCTGCTGTGGTTCATCAATGGCCTGGGACAGGGCTGTGGCTGGCCCCCCTGTGGGAAAGTCCTCCGCAAG TGGTTTGAGCCGTCCCAGTTCGGTACGTATTGGGCGGTGCTGTCCTGCAGCATGAACCTGGCCGGCAGCCTGGGCCCGCTCATGGCCACCGTGCTGCTGCAGTACTACGACTGGAGGACCATACTGTCCGCCTCCGGCATCGTCTGCGCCGCCTTCTCGCTCGTGTGCATCGTGTTCGTCAAGAATGAGCCCACAGATGTGGGCCTGCCCGCCGTCGAGGCAGCGAAGAAAAAGGGAGCGAAGGGAG GAAACAACGAAAGCACACTGCGGGAGTTCCTGACGTCCCCGTTCCTGTGGGTGCTGTCCCTGGGCTACATGGTGGTGTTTGGGGTGAAGACGGCTGCCACAGACTGGGGACAGCTGTTCCTCATACAGGAGAAGGGCCAATCAGTGCTCATGG GCAGTTCCTACATGAGTGCCCTTGAGGTCGGGGGCTTCGTTGGCAGCCTGGCTTCGGGGCTCCTCTCTGACCGAGCCGTGGCACGG CAAGGTCTGGGCACCCACGGAAACCCTCGCCATGGCCTGCTCCTCTGCATGATGTCTGGCATGTTCGTGTCCATGTACCTCTTTAGAGTCACCATCACAGCCGAGGTCCCTGAG GAGGCCCCTCTTTGGCTCCAAGCCCTTCACCCTATCTCAGTTTTGATTGGCCTGTCGGAGAAGGAG ATATGGATCCTGTTCCTGGGTGCTTTGTTCGGATTCTCTTCTTATGGACCAATAGCTCTCTTCGGTGTAATAGCCAGTGAGAGTGCTCCGTCAAACTTCTGTGGAACGTCCCATGCTGTGGTAGCTCTAATGGCTAACG TTGGTGCTTTTGTGGCCGGACTCCCGTTCAGTACCATAGCCAAAAATCACAGCTGGGACATGGCCTTCTGGGTAGCTGAGGTGGCGATGGCCGCAGCCACTGTCTGTTTCTTCCTTATGCGCAACATGCGTACCAAAATGGGACGGATTGCAGAGAAAATGGACTGA